The genomic region TTTTTTCTTAAACTTTCTTTAGCTCTGGAAATCATCGTTCTACAGTTTCCGTATGAAATTTTCATAATCTCACCAATTTCTTCCTGATCAAATCCTTCAATAAGATGTAGTGTTAGACAAACTCTGTAGTTTTCTTTCAAATTCTTTAATGCGTTAAGCACTAATTTCACTTTGTCATTGGTATAATCATCGATTACCAAACCACAAGAGTCCTGTTCATTTCTTAGCTCATCATTATAAGAAACCTCCGCCAACTTTTTGGATTTGTTCAAAGCAGTGATACTTTGATTGATCACGATACGTTTCAGCCAGGCACCAAAGGTGGCATCCTCGTTAAAACTTTCTATTCTTGTAAAGGCCTTTAAAAACGATTCCTGCATAATATCTTCAGCTTCAGCAGAATGTCCTGTAATTCTATAGGCGGTATTGTACATTGCTTTGTAATACCGATCATAGATTTCCATCTGCGCACGTTGTTCTCCTTGACGGCAACGGGCAACAAGATCATTAATATGTGTGATGGTTGGTGTCAATTAATGTCTGGTTTCTATATTAAAGATGGGAATAATTAAAGATTGTTACACTTTCTGAAAATAAATTTATAAGTAAGGCGTGGCATAGGAATTGAATATTTGATATTGCAAAACTATAGAAAGCTCCAATGCATTGCATTTCAAGGCTTTTAACGAACGTCACCAAATTACTTAAATTTAATCTGGTGACAGTTTGACTTAAATACAATTATGGCTAAAACAAAGTTTACTAATATTGACAGTTTGTCATTTCAGGGAATAGATGAAGATGCAGAATTGATTCCTTTAATGACACCTGAAGATGAAGAAGAAATTAATAAAGAAAATCTTCCGGAAACCTTACCAATTCTACCTCTTAGAAATACGGTTTTATTTCCAGGAGTTGTAATTCCTATTACGGCGGGTAGAGATGCTTCTATTAAGCTTATTAATGAAGCGAATAATGGAAGTAAGATCATTGGCGTCGTTTCTCAGAAGGACGAGGAAGTAGAGAATCCAACTTCAAAGGATATTAATAAGGTTGGAGTAGTTGCACGTATTCTTCGAGTGTTGAAAATGCCTGATGGTAATACAACAGTTATTATTCAGGGTAAAAAGCGCTTCCAGATCACACAGGTGGTGACCGAAGAACCTTATATGAATGCTACCGTCGCTGAGGTTCCTGATAATCGTCCTGAGAAGGATAATGCTGAATTTGGAGCGATCATAGAATCTATCAAGGACCTTGCGCTTCAAATTATCAAAGGGAGTCCTAATATTCCTTCGGAAGCTTCCTTTGCGATCAAAAACATAGAAAGTAATTCTTTCCTTATCAATTTTGTTTCTTCTAATATGTCTCTATCTGTTTCTGAAAAGCAGAAGTTACTGGAGATGAACGATCTTAAAGAAAGAGCACTTTCCACGCTGAAGCATATGAATACTGAGAACCAGAAACTCGAACTTAAAAATGATATTCAGAGCAAGGTTCAAAGTGATATGAGTCAGCAGCAAAGAGAATATTTCCTTCACCAGCAAATGAAGACCATCCAGGAAGAGCTTGGGGGAGTTTCTCATGAAGGTGAAATTGTAGAAATGCGTGATCGCGCAAAAGACAAGCAATGGGATGAGGATGTTCAGAAACATTTTGAGAAAGAACTTTCCAAGATGCAACGTATGAATCCGCAGGTTGCAGAATATTCCATACAAAGAAATTACCTGGACCTGTTCCTGGATCTTCCATGGAACGAGTTTAGTAAAGATAAATTCGATCTAAAAAGAGCTAAGAAAATTCTTGATCGTGATCATTATGGTCTTGATGATGTGAAAAGAAGGATCATAGAATATCTTGCAGTTTTAAAGCTGCGAAACGATATGAAGTCTCCAATTCTTTGCCTATATGGACCTCCCGGAGTTGGTAAAACTTCTCTTGGAAAGTCGGTAGCGGAAGCACTTGGTAGAGAATATGTGAGGATTTCTTTGGGTGGTCTAAGAGATGAAGCAGAAATACGCGGACATAGAAAA from Christiangramia sp. OXR-203 harbors:
- the lon gene encoding endopeptidase La; translation: MAKTKFTNIDSLSFQGIDEDAELIPLMTPEDEEEINKENLPETLPILPLRNTVLFPGVVIPITAGRDASIKLINEANNGSKIIGVVSQKDEEVENPTSKDINKVGVVARILRVLKMPDGNTTVIIQGKKRFQITQVVTEEPYMNATVAEVPDNRPEKDNAEFGAIIESIKDLALQIIKGSPNIPSEASFAIKNIESNSFLINFVSSNMSLSVSEKQKLLEMNDLKERALSTLKHMNTENQKLELKNDIQSKVQSDMSQQQREYFLHQQMKTIQEELGGVSHEGEIVEMRDRAKDKQWDEDVQKHFEKELSKMQRMNPQVAEYSIQRNYLDLFLDLPWNEFSKDKFDLKRAKKILDRDHYGLDDVKRRIIEYLAVLKLRNDMKSPILCLYGPPGVGKTSLGKSVAEALGREYVRISLGGLRDEAEIRGHRKTYIGAMPGRIIQSLKKAGTSNPVFVLDEIDKLSMGNAGDPSSALLEVLDPEQNSEFHDNFLEMGFDLSKVMFIATCNSLNTIQPALRDRMEIINVTGYTIEEKVEIAKRHLLPKQLEEHGLTAEHLKVGKKQLEKIVEGYTRESGVRSLEKQIAKVVRYAAKNIAMEDEYNIKLNEEDIIEILGSPKMERDKYENNDVAGVVTGLAWTQVGGDILFIESILSKGKGNLSITGNLGKVMKESATIAMEYIKANADDLGIDASIFEKYNVHIHVPEGATPKDGPSAGITMLTSLVSLFTQKKVKKSIAMTGEITLRGKVLPVGGIKEKILAAKRARIKELILCEENKRDIEEIKDVYLKGLTFHYVRDMSDVIDIAITKQAVRNAKKL
- a CDS encoding RNA polymerase sigma factor, which translates into the protein MTPTITHINDLVARCRQGEQRAQMEIYDRYYKAMYNTAYRITGHSAEAEDIMQESFLKAFTRIESFNEDATFGAWLKRIVINQSITALNKSKKLAEVSYNDELRNEQDSCGLVIDDYTNDKVKLVLNALKNLKENYRVCLTLHLIEGFDQEEIGEIMKISYGNCRTMISRAKESLRKKLQQHER